One window of Quercus robur chromosome 12, dhQueRobu3.1, whole genome shotgun sequence genomic DNA carries:
- the LOC126709425 gene encoding protein HOTHEAD: protein MGTIGWWKLFGAAFAGILFFHGFCTSENAPNYTFMHNATSAPPISYYDYIIVGGGTAGCPLAATLSQNYSVLLLERGGSPYGNPNISNLAAFGAALSDLSSTSPSQRFISQDGVINARARVLGGGSCLNAGFYTRAAPYYVREVGWDGRLANESYEWVERVVAFEPPIKQWQSAVRDGLLEAGVVPFNGFTYDHMYGTKVGGTIFDQDGLRHTAADLLQYANPNGLTVLLHAPVHKILFRIKGKPRPVARGVVFRDASGVKHKAFLKSGPKNEIIISSGALGSPQLLMLSGVGPADQLKAHNITIVLNQPLVGQGMSDNPMNAVFIPSPAPVEVSLIQVVGITQFGSYIEAASGANFAGGSPRDYGMFSPKIGQLSTVPPKERTPEALAKAVELEANLDEAAFKGGFVLEKVMGPLSTGHLEILTRNPNDNPSVTFNYFKEPLDLQRCVQGISTIEKIIESKAFSKFRYDSLTIPALLNMTASSPINLLPKHANASTSLEQYCKDTVMTIWHYHGGCQVGKVVDHDYKVLGVDALRVIDGSTFNYSPGTNPQATVMMLGRYMGVRILSERLNGDTQNN from the exons ATGGGTACTATTGGGTGGTGGAAATTGTTTGGAGCTGCTTTTGCTGGAATTCTCTTCTTTCATGGCTTCTGTACCTCTGAAAACG CTCCAAACTACACTTTCATGCACAATGCAACTTCAGCCCCTCCCATTTCCTATTACGACTACATAATAGTTGGTGGAGGCACTGCTGGCTGCCCCTTAGCAGCCACTCTCTCCCAAAACTACAGTGTTTTGCTGCTCGAACGCGGTGGCTCGCCTTATGGCAACCCTAACATTTCCAACTTAGCGGCCTTCGGTGCCGCTCTCTCTGATCTCTCCTCAACCTCGCCCTCTCAACGCTTCATCTCTCAAGATGGTGTCATCAATGCTCGAGCCCGTGTATTGGGTGGCGGAAGTTGTTTAAATGCTGGATTCTACACACGTGCTGCACCCTACTATGTCAG GGAAGTGGGATGGGATGGGCGACTAGCAAATGAGTCATATGAATGGGTGGAGAGAGTGGTGGCATTTGAGCCACCGATAAAGCAGTGGCAATCGGCAGTGCGGGATGGGTTGCTGGAAGCAGGGGTGGTGCCCTTTAATGGCTTCACCTATGATCATATGTACGGGACTAAGGTTGGAGGAACCATTTTTGATCAAGATGGTCTTAGACATACAGCTGCTGACTTACTACAGTATGCTAACCCTAATGGCCTTACTGTGCTTTTGCATGCCCCTGTGCACAAAATCTTGTTTAGAATTAAAG GAAAACCAAGGCCAGTAGCCCGTGGAGTGGTATTTAGAGATGCATCGGGGGTCAAACACAAAGCTTTCCTCAAGAGTGGGCCCAAAAATGAGATTATCATATCATCTGGTGCACTGGGAAGCCCACAACTACTGATGTTAAGTGGGGTAGGCCCTGCAGATCAGCTTAAGGCCCACAACATCACCATTGTGTTGAACCAGCCCTTGGTTGGCCAAGGCATGTCTGATAATCCCATGAATGCCGTCTTCATCCCCTCTCCGGCTCCGGTTGAGGTCTCTCTCATTCAAGTTGTCGGCATCACCCAATTCGGAAGCTACATTGAAGCCGCCAGTGGTGCCAACTTTGCCGGTGGCTCTCCAAGAGACTATGGGATGTTCTCTCCTAAg ATTGGGCAGCTCTCCACAGTGCCACCAAAAGAAAGGACCCCAGAAGCCCTAGCCAAAGCTGTGGAACTTGAGGCAAATCTTGACGAAGCAGCCTTTAAAGGTGGATTCGTTCTTGAAAAAGTAATGGGTCCACTTTCTACAGGCCACTTGGAGATCCTAACCCGTAATCCAAACGATAACCCGTCTGTTACCTTTAACTACTTCAAAGAGCCCTTAGACTTACAAAGATGTGTCCAAGGCATTAGCACCATAGAGAAAATAATCGAGTCTAAGGCTTTCTCTAAATTTAGATATGACTCTTTAACAATACCAGCACTGCTCAACATGACCGCAAGTTCCCCAATAAATTTGTTGCCTAAACATGCCAATGCGTCAACTTCCTTGGAACAATATTGCAAGGACACTGTGATGACCATTTGGCATTACCATGGAGGGTGCCAAGTTGGGAAAGTTGTTGATCATGATTATAAGGTTCTTGGAGTAGATGCACTTCGGGTTATTGATGGATCCACATTTAATTATTCTCCTGGAACTAATCCTCAAGCCACTGTCATGATGCTTGGAAG GTACATGGGTGTACGAATATTGAGTGAGAGACTTAATGGAGATACTCAAAATAATTGA
- the LOC126708837 gene encoding SPX domain-containing membrane protein At4g22990-like, with amino-acid sequence MVAFGKKLKERQILEWQGYYINYKLMKKKVNQYAQQIEVGTQDRKHVLKDFSRMLDNQIEKIVLFLLEQQGLLASRLAKLDEQHDALQQQPEISQICELRQAYRAVGQDLLKLLFFVEVNAIGLRKILKKFDKRFGYRFTNYYVKTRANHPYSQLQQVFKHVGIGAVVGAVSRNLHELQDRQGSYLSIYDQPALPLQDPVIDSIKAAVDRLTHSTNFLNFLAQHALIMQEEFPTPVEEQVDDQNYHFMSLLLNLVNTFLYMVNTYIVVPTADDYSLSLGAAATVCGIVIGAMAVAQVFSSVYFSAWSNKTYFRPLVFSSIVLFVGNILYALAYDFNSIAVLLIGRLFCGLGSARAVNRRYISDCVPQKIRMQASAGFVSASALGMACGPALAGLLQTNFKIYKLTFNQDTLPGWVMAVAWLVYLIWLWISFKEPSREIEENHIPQESNAVVVENDALENGLKQPLLISSSEDKQQDEDGEQECDESEEASEDSHQPATSIRSAYRLLTPSVKVQLLIYFMLKYVMEILLSESSVITTYYFKWSTGTVAIFLASLGLTVLPVNIVVGNYISNMFEDRQILLASEIMVCIGILLSFHIIVPYSVPQYVCSGLILFVSAEVLEGINLALLSRVMSSRLSRGTYNGGLLSTEAGTIARVIADGTITLAGYLGQSRLLNITLLPSLFICISSIVATCFTYNSLY; translated from the exons ATGGTTGCCTTCGGGAAGAAGTTGAAGGAAAGACAAATTCTAGAATGGCAAGG aTATTACATCAACTATAAACTGATGAAGAAAAAAGTAAACCAATATGCTCAACAAATTGAAGTTGGGACACAAGATCGCAAGCATGTTCTCAAGGATTTCTCAAGAATGTTGGATAATCAG ATTGAGAAGATTGTCCTTTTTCTGTTGGAGCAACAAGGGCTACTTGCAAGCAGGCTAGCTAAACTTGATGAACAGCATGATGCCCTTCAGCAACAGCCCGAAATATCCCAAATATGTGAATTACGACAAGCTTATAGAGCAGTGGGACAAGATCTTTTAaagcttctcttttttgttGAGGTAAATGCTATTGGTCTGCGTAAGATACTGAAGAAGTTTGATAAACGCTTCGGTTATAGATTCACTAATTACTATGTCAAGACTCGTGCAAATCATCCGTACTCCCAGTTGCAGCAAGTGTTTAAGCATGTG GGAATAGGGGCTGTTGTGGGAGCCGTATCACGCAATCTTCATGAACTTCAGGACCGTCAGGGAAGCTACTTATCAATATATGATCAGCCCGCTCTTCCCCTCCAG GATCCTGTCATTGATTCAATAAAAGCAGCTGTGGACAGGTTAACCCACTCAACAAATTTCCTCAACTTTTTGGCACAACATGCACTCATTATGCAAGAAGAGTTCCCTACTCCTGTTGAGGAACAAGTTGATGATCAAAACTACCATTTTATGTCGCTTCTTTTGAACTTAGTGAACACATTTCTTTATATGGTCAATACATATATCGTTGTCCCTACAGCAGATGACTACTCCTTGAGCCTTGGAGCTGCAGCAACAGTTTGTGGTATTGTAATTGGGGCAATGGCTGTTGCACAGGTGTTTTCTTCAGTCTATTTTAGTGCATGGTCAAATAAAACATACTTCAGACCTCTTGTATTTAGCAGTATAGTTCTTTTTGTGGGAAACATCTTGTACGCATTGGCTTATGATTTTAATTCAATAGCAGTTCTCCTAATCGGACGTCTTTTCTGTGG ACTGGGTTCTGCTAGAGCTGTTAACCGGAGGTATATCAGTGATTGTGTACCACAAAAAATCCGCATGCAGGCATCAGCAGGTTTTGTTAGTGCTAGTGCTCTTGGAATGGCTTGTGGTCCTGCTCTAGCTGGTTTGCTTCAAACTAATTTTAAGATCTACAAGCTTACATTCAATCAGGACACTTTGCCTGGCTGGGTTATGGCTGTTGCTTGGCTTGTGTACTTAATTTGGTTGTGGATCTCATTTAAAGAACCTTCTCGTGAAATTGAGGAGAATCATATACCACAGGAATCTAATGCTG TGGTGGTAGAGAATGATGCACTTGAGAATGGACTTAAACAGCCATTGCTTATTAGTTCTTCAGAAGACAAGCAACAAGATGAAGATGGTGAGCAAGAATGTGATGAAAGCGAAGAAGCTTCTGAGGACTCTCACCAACCAGCAACTTCAATTCGATCAGCATATAGACTACTTACACCCTCCGTAAAG GTTCAGTTGTTGATATATTTCATGCTCAAATACGTAATGGAGATTTTACTCTCAGAATCTAGTGTCATTACCACATACTACTTTAAGTGGTCTACAGGCACGGTGGCAATTTTTCTTGCTTCCCTTGGCCTCACAGTTCTTCCAGTAAACATTGTTGTTGGAAACTACATAAGCAACATGTTTGAAGACAG GCAAATTTTATTGGCATCTGAAATTATGGTTTGCATAGGCATACTCCTGAGTTTCCATATAATAGTTCCATATTCTGTGCCTCAGTATGTCTGCTCAGGACTCATCTTGTTTGTTTCTGCTGAAGTACTTGAAG GTATCAACTTGGCACTCCTCTCTCGGGTCATGTCATCCCGGCTTTCCCGTGGAACCTATAATGGTGGACTACTTTCAACAGAAGCTGGGACAATTGCACGAGTGATTGCAGATGGCACGATAACCTTGGCGGGGTACTTGGGCCAGAGTAGACTCTTGAATATCACCCTACTTCCTTCACTCTTCATTTGCATATCCTCAATTGTTGCCACCTGCTTTACCTACAACTCTCTCTATTGA